A section of the Pygocentrus nattereri isolate fPygNat1 chromosome 18, fPygNat1.pri, whole genome shotgun sequence genome encodes:
- the LOC108433216 gene encoding trace amine-associated receptor 13c-like: MNNTEYPENITVQYCFPDNNASCRKELHTPTNLLILSLAVADLFVGLFVMPVNIVLFMDSCWYLGKVACSIFSVVSNLSISASVSNLVFIAVDRYIAISDPLLYSSRITDGKIFVCITLGWSFSLTYIIILMYCNDHLSPSQMSIRCYGECVIYVKNSCFIVDLIFSFLVPCSVILVLYLLIFKVARRQAKAVRAVTNAASHKHGDKVSSSSETKAAKTLSIVIFVYLACWIPLYLSSLSVESLSSLSMVWTVFIWLIYMNSSVNPVIYAIFYQWFRESVKYIVTCRIFESSSSRLLLLPEHV; the protein is encoded by the exons ATGAATAACACAGAGTATCCGGAAAACATCACAGTTCAGTACTGCTTTCCTGACAATAATGCATCTTGCAGAAAGGAG CTCCACACTCCCACCAACctgctcatcctctctctggctgtggCAGATCTTTTTGTGGGACTGTTTGTTATGCCTGTAAATATTGTGTTATTCATGGACTCTTGTTGGTACCTTGGAAAAGTGGCATGTTCTATTTTTTCTGTGGTTAGTAATCTCTCAATATCAGCATCTGTCTCTAATCTAGTTTTCATTGCAGTTGATCGGTACATTGCTATCAGTGACCCTCTACTTTATTCCAGTAGAATTACAGATGGTAAAATATTTGTGTGCATAACTCTAGGCTGGTCTTTTTCTCtaacatatattattattttaatgtattgtaatgatcacctctctccctctcaaatGTCCATTAGATGCTATGGAGAGTGTGTGATCTATGTTaaaaattcatgttttattgttgaccttatcttttcttttctagTTCCTTGCTCTGTCATACTGGTCTTGTATTTACTGATTTTTAAAGTGGCAAGACGTCAAGCTAAAGCTGTCAGAGCTGTGACAAATGCTGCCTCACACAAACATGGAGACAAGGTTTCAAGCTCTTCTGAAACCAAAGCAGCAAAAACATTGAGCattgtcatttttgtttatcttgCTTGCTGGATACCATTATATTTAAGTTCTCTGTCAGTTGAAAGCTTGTCATCTTTATCAATGGTGTGGACTGTGTTTATCTGGCTAATATACATGAACTCCTCTGTGAATCCAGTAATATATGCCATTTTCTATCAGTGGTTCAGAGAATCAGTGAAGTATATTGTAACCTGTAGAATATTTGAATCATCATCTTCAAGGCTTTTATTATTACCTGaacatgtttaa